A genomic segment from Gracilinanus agilis isolate LMUSP501 chromosome 1, AgileGrace, whole genome shotgun sequence encodes:
- the IL17RB gene encoding interleukin-17 receptor B, with protein sequence MLPGLPSLLSLAVLWLGSTAPPGLSEPSVKCFSETGPSKEWMVRNSLTPGGLQTLHVDSVASPSANSDTVHLNVSWTLKQDGSIQMLKATKICVDGKGQFLSHSCVRCNYTEAFYNQTPPSGGKWEFHYVGFPIQSDTVYFIRAHNLPPANMNEDSTAISVEFISPGCQDPVMKYTRRCREDGSLWTPNITACQEENIVKVNFSTSSFGLNYNVLVFKEGEILNNPEIMELNQSQVSVVIPVPVEKGNGDTVQIIPYFSTCNNACLRRSATIFSCPEIIRPVGPKKSQPWKYQLFIILPTLGMALWMLAIGLYLLWRHERVKKILFHTPVLLPPIKVLIIYHPHVCFYHSVCDFAEYLQDHCRSDIILDQWQKRKIAELGLVLWLTTQKKVADKIVFFFSSQVCTCESFCNPNAGGHRESSQDLFTLAFNLFCSDLKSQVSLHKYLVVLFGKATLAEDHSALGVCPKYQLMKDAKPFCKDLLTI encoded by the exons ATGCTCCCGGGGCTGCCCTCTCTGCTGAGCTTGGCCGTGCTGTGGCTGGGCAGCACGGCGCCCCCGGGCCTCTCGGAGCCG TCTGTGAAGTGCTTTTCTGAGACGG GTCCATCTAAAGAGTGGATGGTCAGAAACAGCCTGACTCCGGGAGGCTTGCAGACACTCCACGTGGATTCCGTTGCCAGCCCCTCCGCCAATTCGGACACAGTCCACCTGAACGTAAGCTGGACACTCAAGCAAGACG GAAGTATCCAGATGTTAAAGGCCACCAAAATCTGTGTGGATGGAAAAGGCCAATTCTTGTCCCACAGCTGTGTGAGATGCAATTACACAGAAGCATTTTACAATCAAACCCCACCCAGCGGAGGCAAA TGGGAGTTTCATTATGTTGGATTCCCTATACAGTCTGACACCGTTTATTTCATCAGAGCACATAATCTCCCCCCTGCAAATATGAATGAGGATTCTACTGCCATTTCTGTGGAATTCATCTCACCAG GCTGCCAAGACCCAGTGATGAAATATACCAGAAGGTGTCGAGAAGATG GGAGTCTATGGACCCCCAACATCACTGCGTGTCaggaggagaacattgtaaaggTGAATTTTAGCACCAGCAGCTTTGGGCTCAACTACAATGTTTTGGTGTTCAAGGAGGGAGAAATACTGAACAACCCAGAAATAATGGAG TTAAACCAGAGCCAGGTTTCTGTGGTCATCCCAGTGCCGGTGGAGAAAGGTAATGGGGACACAGTGCAG ATAATTCCTTATTTCTCTACATGCAATAATGCATGCCTACGGCGTAGTGCAACTATATTCAGCTGTCCAGAAATAATCAGACCAGTAGGACCAA AGAAAAGCCAACCATGGAAATATCAGCTGTTCATCATCCTACCCACTCTGGGCATGGCCCTGTGGATGCTAGCTATTGGACTCTATCTTCTGTGGAGGCATG aaagagtcaagaagattctCTTTCACACCCCAGTGCTCCTTCCACCCATCAAGGTGCTTATCATATACCATCCCCATGTCTGCTTCTATCACTCTGTCTGTGATTTTGCCGAGTACCTGCAGGATCACTGCAGAAGCGACATCATCCTTGACCAGTGGCAGAAGAGGAAAATAGCAGAACTGGGCCTCGTCCTGTGGCTCACTACCCAGAAGAAGGTGGCAGACAAAATTGTATTCTTCTTCTCTAGCCAGGTGTGCACATGTGAGAGCTTCTGTAACCCCAATGCAGGTGGGCATAGAGAGAGTTCCCAAGACCTCTTTACTCTGGCATTTAACCTTTTCTGTAGTGATCTGAAAAGCCAGGTTTCCTTGCACAAATACCTTGTCGTCTTGTTTGGGAAAGCCACCTTGGCTGAGGATCACAGTGCTCTTGGTGTTTGCCCCAAGTACCAGCTGATGAAGGATGCCAAGCCCTTCTGTAAAGACCTCCTTACAATTTAG